CTCCTGGGCTACAACGCGGGCCTCGCGCAGCCCGCCTTCCTCGCGCTCGCGCTCGTGGGGCTCGTGCTCGGCGCGCTCGCGCTCGTCGTGGGCCTGCGCCGCCGCGCCCGGCTCGCGCGCGTGCTGCCCGAGCGCCATGCGGCGCGCCTTGCACCCGGCGTCTCGCGCACCCGCCCCGCGGCGCAGGGAGCGCTCTACGGCGCGGGGCTGATGCTGCTGGGCGTCGCGCTCGCGCAGCCGCAGTGCGGCAGCACCTCCGAGGTGGTGAAGAAGCGCGGCATCGACGTGGTGGTGGCGCTGGATGCCTCCAAGTCCATGCTCGCGCGCGACGTGGCCCCCAGCCGCCTCGAGCGCGCGAAGCTGGAGCTGACCACGCTGCTGGACGAGCTCAAGGGCGACCGGGTGGGCCTGGTGGTGTTCGCCGGCGAGGCCTTCGTGCAGTCGCCCCTCACCTCGGACTACGCCGCCGCGAAGCTCTTCCTGAGCGCGGTGTCGCCGGAGCAGATGCCGCAGGGGGGCAGCAACATCGGCGGCGCGCTGCGGCTCGCGAAGCAGGTGCTGGACGGGGCGGACCGCGGCGCGAAGGAGCGCGTGGTGGTGCTGCTCTCGGACGGCGAGGACCTCACCGGCGAGGTGGAGGAGTCGGTGGCGGACCTCAAGGAGGCCGGCATCCCGGTTCTCGCGGTGGGCGTGGGCAGCGAGTCGGGTGAGCCCATTCCGCTCACCAACCGCCGCGGCGAGTTCGTGGACTACCAGAAGGACCGCGCGGGGCAGACGGTCATCACGCGCCTGGACCGCGCGG
The DNA window shown above is from Aggregicoccus sp. 17bor-14 and carries:
- a CDS encoding VWA domain-containing protein; this encodes METTPWRFTLLGYNAGLAQPAFLALALVGLVLGALALVVGLRRRARLARVLPERHAARLAPGVSRTRPAAQGALYGAGLMLLGVALAQPQCGSTSEVVKKRGIDVVVALDASKSMLARDVAPSRLERAKLELTTLLDELKGDRVGLVVFAGEAFVQSPLTSDYAAAKLFLSAVSPEQMPQGGSNIGGALRLAKQVLDGADRGAKERVVVLLSDGEDLTGEVEESVADLKEAGIPVLAVGVGSESGEPIPLTNRRGEFVDYQKDRAGQTVITRLDRAGLTRIAEATGGAFFYQQRGVAMSQVLERIEKMQKSELESRVAVRYDERFQSFAVPGLLLLVLGMLLLPSRRRAA